Proteins found in one bacterium genomic segment:
- the rpoB gene encoding DNA-directed RNA polymerase subunit beta, giving the protein MAQAAKPNMPLRRDFSRLPSIIGMPNLIEVQKESYEKFLQINIEPELREETGLHAVFKGIFPIEDYSKTTLLDYAKFDILEPKFDVQECQDRGMTFAAPLNVTIRLIHLEVDEETKTKKVKEVKEQDVYLGEIPLMTANGTFIINGTERVIVSQLHRSPGVFYEPDKSKSMVGGRPLYSARVIPYRGSWLDFEYDAKLLINVRIDRRRKIPATILLRALGYDPEQIIRLFYPIDRVRLHGGKAFKTYQRKTVEMQNVSRDIVDPSSGDVLVREGRKVFASSAKKIEAAGITEFEIDPVTDLLGRYLASPVVDTGTGEIIGDCNEEITQDVLGKITEAGVSELEILFIDNNRYESSLRDTLATDKVLNQEDALLEIYRKLRPGDPPTLETAKAHFDRLFFSDDRYDLSRVGRLKINIKLAEELRELFGQEVPPLEARVLMKEDIVAIMKYLVKLRSGIKEAVADDIDHLGNRRVRSVGELLENQFRIGLVRMERAIKERMSIQEMETVMPHDLINAKPVSAVVKEFFGSSQLSQFMDQTNPLSEITHKRRLSALGPGGLTRERAGFEVRDVHPTHYGRICPIETPEGPNIGLISSLSTFAQINEFGFIETPYRKVENSKVSNEIIYLSALEEDRYSIAQANAALDSKNRFVDEFIAARVGGEPTMVPKDDVHLMDVSPRQLVSVAASLIPFLENDDANRALMGSNMQRQAVPLLTTSAPLVGTGMEAVAARDSGAVVIAKRGGVVESVDAGRIVIQVDESEEDKEGVDGLSNVDIYHLIKFMRSNQNTCINQIPIVQPGQHVNAADVIADGPATDRGELALGKNILVAFMPWNGYNFEDSILVSERLVQEDVFTSIHIEEFEVMARDTKLGKEEITRDIPNVGEEALKDLDESGIVRIGAEVNAGDILVGKVTPKGETQLTPEEKLLRAIFGEKAGDVRDTSLRVPPGVEGVVIDVKVFSRRGMDKDNRAQAIEDDQVARYIKDRDDEIRIVRNSMYEKIRSTIQGKKLDADLRGPDGKVAARKDGKVTTKILEDLPKVRWFDIPLADQKALQRMMILKQRSENQEEMIRRLFDGKIEKLRKGDELPPGVIKMVKVYLAIKRQLSVGDKMAGRHGNKGVLSKIVPVEDMPYMEDGTPVDIVLNPLGVPSRMNVGQILEIMLGWAAKGVGEQVGKLVNSNATVTKVRSMLREVYGADRPTEAGKKVKDIIDGLDEDGVFDLARNLNNGLLVASPVFDGANEEEIQELLKIAGMSVRGQARLVDGKTGELFHRAVTLGYMYMLKLHHLVDDKIHARSIGPYSLVTQQPLGGKAQFGGQRFGEMEVWALEGYGAAHTLQEMLTVKSDDVAGRTKMYEAIVKGQNGMDAGLPESFNVLIKELQSFCLDVELLEEEGGGA; this is encoded by the coding sequence ATCCGCCTCATCCACCTCGAGGTGGACGAGGAGACCAAGACCAAGAAGGTCAAGGAGGTGAAGGAACAGGACGTTTACCTGGGCGAGATCCCCCTCATGACTGCAAACGGGACGTTCATCATCAATGGAACCGAGCGGGTCATCGTCAGCCAGCTTCATCGGAGCCCCGGCGTTTTCTACGAGCCGGACAAGAGCAAGTCCATGGTCGGGGGGCGCCCCCTGTACTCGGCCCGTGTGATCCCTTACAGGGGTTCGTGGCTGGATTTCGAGTACGACGCCAAGTTACTTATCAACGTCCGCATCGACCGCCGCCGCAAGATCCCCGCCACTATTCTGCTCAGGGCCCTCGGGTACGATCCGGAACAGATCATCCGCCTGTTCTACCCCATCGACAGGGTGCGACTGCATGGCGGCAAGGCGTTCAAGACCTACCAGCGCAAGACCGTGGAGATGCAGAACGTGTCCAGGGACATCGTGGACCCTTCTTCCGGGGATGTACTGGTTCGGGAAGGCCGCAAGGTGTTCGCTTCGTCGGCCAAAAAGATCGAGGCTGCCGGGATCACCGAGTTCGAGATCGATCCGGTCACGGATCTTCTCGGGCGGTACTTGGCTTCCCCGGTCGTGGACACAGGCACCGGCGAGATCATCGGCGACTGCAACGAGGAGATCACCCAGGATGTCCTGGGGAAGATCACAGAGGCCGGTGTTTCGGAGCTGGAGATCCTGTTCATCGACAACAACAGGTACGAAAGCTCCCTCAGGGACACCCTCGCAACGGACAAGGTGCTCAACCAGGAAGACGCCCTGCTGGAGATCTACAGGAAACTTCGCCCCGGCGATCCTCCAACCCTGGAGACCGCCAAGGCCCATTTCGACCGTCTCTTTTTCTCCGACGACCGTTACGACCTTTCACGGGTCGGGCGCCTGAAGATCAACATCAAGCTGGCAGAGGAACTCAGGGAACTGTTCGGTCAGGAAGTTCCGCCCCTTGAGGCCCGCGTCCTCATGAAAGAGGATATCGTGGCCATCATGAAGTACCTGGTGAAGCTTCGAAGCGGTATCAAGGAAGCGGTGGCCGATGACATCGACCACCTGGGCAACCGCCGCGTGAGGAGCGTCGGCGAACTGCTTGAGAACCAGTTCCGTATCGGCCTGGTGCGGATGGAAAGGGCGATCAAGGAGCGCATGAGCATCCAGGAGATGGAAACGGTCATGCCTCACGACCTCATCAACGCCAAGCCGGTTTCGGCGGTGGTCAAGGAGTTCTTCGGGTCCAGCCAGCTGTCCCAGTTCATGGACCAGACCAATCCCCTTTCGGAGATCACCCACAAGAGGCGCCTTTCCGCCCTCGGCCCGGGCGGTCTGACCCGCGAAAGGGCCGGTTTCGAGGTCAGGGACGTCCACCCGACCCACTATGGCCGGATCTGTCCCATCGAGACCCCGGAAGGTCCAAACATCGGGCTCATCTCCTCCCTGAGCACTTTTGCCCAGATCAACGAGTTCGGCTTCATCGAGACGCCGTACCGCAAGGTAGAAAACTCAAAGGTCTCCAACGAGATCATCTACCTGTCGGCCCTGGAGGAGGACAGATACTCTATCGCCCAAGCCAACGCGGCCCTCGACAGCAAGAACCGGTTCGTCGACGAATTCATCGCCGCCAGGGTCGGTGGAGAGCCCACCATGGTGCCTAAGGACGATGTCCATCTCATGGATGTGTCCCCCCGGCAGCTGGTCTCGGTGGCAGCCTCCCTCATCCCGTTCCTGGAGAACGACGACGCCAACAGGGCACTCATGGGTTCCAACATGCAGCGGCAGGCGGTGCCCCTCCTGACGACATCGGCACCCCTGGTGGGCACCGGCATGGAAGCAGTGGCTGCCCGGGATTCCGGTGCCGTGGTCATCGCCAAGCGCGGCGGAGTGGTGGAGAGCGTGGATGCCGGCCGGATCGTCATCCAGGTTGACGAGTCGGAAGAGGACAAGGAAGGGGTCGATGGCTTGTCCAACGTAGACATCTACCACCTCATCAAGTTCATGAGGTCCAACCAGAATACCTGCATCAACCAGATCCCCATCGTCCAGCCGGGACAGCACGTTAACGCCGCCGACGTCATTGCCGATGGTCCTGCCACGGACCGGGGCGAACTGGCCCTGGGCAAGAATATCCTCGTGGCGTTCATGCCCTGGAACGGCTACAACTTCGAGGACTCCATCCTCGTGAGCGAGCGGCTGGTCCAGGAGGACGTCTTCACCTCCATTCACATCGAGGAGTTCGAGGTGATGGCCCGCGACACCAAGCTGGGGAAGGAAGAGATCACCCGGGATATCCCCAACGTGGGCGAGGAAGCGTTAAAGGACCTGGATGAGTCCGGCATCGTCCGTATCGGCGCCGAGGTGAATGCCGGAGATATCCTTGTCGGGAAAGTCACCCCCAAGGGAGAGACCCAGCTGACCCCCGAAGAAAAGCTCCTTCGGGCCATCTTCGGCGAGAAGGCCGGTGATGTGAGAGACACATCCCTCCGCGTTCCCCCCGGGGTCGAGGGGGTGGTCATCGACGTCAAGGTGTTCTCGAGGCGAGGTATGGACAAGGATAACCGTGCCCAGGCCATCGAGGACGATCAGGTTGCCCGGTACATCAAGGACCGTGACGACGAGATCCGCATCGTGCGCAACAGCATGTACGAAAAGATCCGCAGCACCATCCAGGGCAAGAAACTGGACGCCGACCTCAGGGGGCCGGACGGCAAGGTGGCTGCCAGGAAAGACGGCAAGGTCACCACGAAGATCCTTGAGGACCTGCCCAAGGTCAGGTGGTTCGACATCCCCCTTGCGGATCAAAAAGCCCTTCAGCGGATGATGATCCTGAAGCAGCGATCGGAAAACCAGGAGGAGATGATCCGCCGCCTCTTCGACGGCAAGATTGAAAAACTGCGTAAGGGCGATGAACTCCCTCCCGGAGTCATCAAGATGGTCAAAGTCTACCTGGCGATCAAGCGCCAGCTGTCCGTTGGCGACAAGATGGCGGGCCGGCACGGGAACAAAGGTGTCCTTTCCAAGATTGTCCCGGTGGAAGACATGCCCTATATGGAGGACGGGACCCCCGTGGACATAGTGCTCAACCCCCTTGGGGTCCCAAGCCGTATGAACGTCGGGCAGATCCTCGAGATCATGCTGGGCTGGGCAGCCAAGGGTGTTGGCGAGCAGGTAGGGAAACTCGTCAACTCCAACGCAACGGTGACCAAGGTCCGCAGCATGCTCAGGGAAGTCTACGGCGCTGACAGACCTACCGAGGCCGGGAAGAAGGTCAAGGATATTATCGACGGCCTGGACGAGGACGGTGTTTTCGATCTGGCCCGGAATCTCAATAACGGCCTGCTGGTCGCTTCCCCGGTGTTCGACGGCGCCAACGAGGAAGAGATCCAGGAACTGCTGAAGATCGCCGGTATGTCGGTGCGGGGGCAGGCCAGGCTCGTGGACGGCAAGACCGGCGAGCTTTTCCACAGGGCCGTCACCCTCGGCTATATGTACATGTTGAAGCTGCACCACCTCGTGGACGACAAGATCCACGCCAGGTCCATCGGGCCGTACTCCCTCGTCACCCAGCAGCCCCTGGGCGGCAAAGCCCAGTTCGGCGGACAGCGTTTCGGTGAGATGGAAGTATGGGCCCTGGAGGGTTACGGCGCTGCACACACCCTTCAGGAGATGCTCACCGTGAAGTCGGACGACGTGGCGGGCAGGACCAAGATGTACGAGGCCATCGTCAAAGGGCAAAACGGCATGGATGCGGGCCTTCCGGAATCTTTCAACGTCCTCATCAAGGAACTGCAGAGTTTCTGCCTGGACGTGGAGCTGCTTGAAGAAGAAGGAGGAGGAGCCTGA